In Methanocaldococcus sp., the following are encoded in one genomic region:
- a CDS encoding NIP7 N-terminal domain-related protein encodes MKFRKLKKREIDLIKEELCRYTEKSYANNFKYENLVVLEGNWLTVCYTNEETIKNLNKFEEIFSVGNIFGEIKRKFRLSLEGFTLISPYIINNYAVVNKKGETLFLYGRDIFKESIIEVKGSGRIVVFNENKEVLGIGFLENNIIKNIKDKGWYLREGG; translated from the coding sequence ATGAAATTTAGAAAATTAAAAAAAAGAGAAATTGATTTGATAAAAGAGGAGTTATGTAGATATACTGAAAAAAGTTACGCTAATAATTTTAAATATGAAAATTTAGTTGTTTTAGAGGGAAATTGGTTAACTGTTTGCTACACCAATGAAGAAACAATAAAAAATTTAAATAAGTTTGAGGAGATATTTTCAGTAGGAAATATATTTGGTGAAATTAAAAGAAAATTTAGATTATCTTTAGAGGGTTTTACATTAATATCTCCATATATAATAAATAACTATGCAGTTGTAAATAAAAAAGGTGAAACATTATTTTTATATGGAAGAGATATATTTAAAGAGTCAATTATAGAGGTTAAGGGCTCTGGGAGAATAGTTGTCTTTAATGAGAATAAAGAAGTTTTAGGTATAGGATTTTTAGAAAATAATATTATTAAAAATATAAAAGATAAAGGATGGTATTTAAGAGAAGGAGGATAA
- a CDS encoding NOG1 family protein, producing the protein MSKEENPFKKMPTILMPDELISKALRRGEKVANEMRKKELPWLLKARYVEEHKVRTIASVVADNLQKVIDKTPPVRELPKFYQEMVEVLVGVDEFKKSMGAFKWASELVRKLGNEYAKKIRKARTPQQAGKLRKEFVGRVKSILNQIHPKMAFVAVAREKLKNLPTFKNLPTVVIAGYPNVGKSTLLKKLTGADVEINNYPFTTKGINMGYMEDIQIVDTPGLLDRPLYERNDIELQAILALNYLANLILFIIDASEFCGYTIEEQLNLLKEIKELFKVPIVVAINKIDLVEDEGKIKNIEEKLKEIGVEKIFKISADKGIGLEELKEYFFKKLLSPNNSN; encoded by the coding sequence ATGAGTAAAGAAGAAAATCCTTTTAAAAAAATGCCTACTATATTGATGCCTGATGAATTAATATCTAAGGCATTAAGAAGGGGAGAAAAAGTAGCCAATGAAATGAGAAAAAAAGAATTACCTTGGTTGTTAAAGGCGAGATATGTAGAGGAGCATAAAGTTAGAACTATTGCGTCAGTTGTGGCAGACAATTTACAAAAGGTTATAGATAAAACTCCCCCAGTAAGAGAACTACCTAAATTTTATCAGGAAATGGTTGAAGTTTTAGTAGGAGTAGATGAATTTAAAAAGTCAATGGGTGCATTTAAGTGGGCCTCTGAATTAGTTAGAAAATTAGGTAATGAGTATGCTAAAAAGATTAGAAAAGCAAGAACTCCACAACAGGCAGGAAAATTAAGAAAAGAATTCGTTGGGAGAGTAAAGTCTATATTAAATCAAATTCATCCAAAAATGGCTTTTGTAGCAGTTGCAAGGGAGAAATTGAAAAATTTACCAACATTTAAAAATCTTCCAACTGTTGTAATCGCTGGCTATCCAAATGTTGGAAAATCCACATTGTTAAAAAAATTGACAGGGGCGGATGTTGAAATAAACAACTATCCATTTACAACTAAAGGAATAAATATGGGATATATGGAAGATATTCAAATTGTAGATACTCCTGGATTGTTAGATCGTCCATTATATGAAAGAAATGATATAGAGTTGCAGGCAATATTGGCATTAAACTATTTAGCAAATTTAATTTTGTTTATTATAGATGCAAGTGAGTTTTGCGGCTATACAATTGAAGAGCAATTAAATTTATTAAAAGAGATAAAAGAATTATTTAAGGTTCCTATTGTTGTAGCAATAAATAAAATTGATTTAGTTGAGGATGAAGGAAAAATTAAAAATATAGAGGAAAAGTTAAAAGAGATAGGAGTGGAGAAAATATTTAAAATATCTGCTGATAAAGGAATTGGTTTGGAGGAGTTAAAAGAATATTTCTTTAAAAAACTTTTATCTCCAAATAATAGTAATTAA
- the cbiB gene encoding adenosylcobinamide-phosphate synthase CbiB, with product MLNPAILILAVIFDRIIGELPEKIHPTVWIGKLIYSLKKIFKSTNCENIYKDFLFGSIITLITISVVAIISICVEKIVLSLYFPLNYLVYAFLLSTTIGYKSLFEFCKKPILYIKEGNIEKARESVQHIVSRDASKLDKEHILSAAIESLSENITDSIIGALFYAIIFGLPGAFVYRAINTLDAMIGYKNEKYLWYGKLAARLDDIANFIPSRISGLLLIITAPFYKGSIKKAIYGFLKEANKVPSPNSGYTMATLANALNITLEKIGHYKLGSGKIDIEKSLMAFKAVDFTVITFLIIYSLIWWLL from the coding sequence ATGTTAAATCCAGCAATACTAATTTTAGCAGTTATTTTTGATAGAATAATTGGAGAACTTCCTGAAAAAATTCATCCAACTGTTTGGATAGGTAAATTAATATATTCCTTAAAAAAAATATTTAAATCTACGAACTGTGAGAATATATATAAGGATTTTTTATTTGGTTCTATAATTACTTTAATAACAATATCTGTTGTTGCTATAATTTCAATTTGTGTAGAAAAAATTGTTTTATCTCTATATTTTCCTTTAAACTATTTAGTATATGCTTTTTTACTATCAACAACTATTGGATATAAATCTTTATTCGAATTCTGTAAAAAACCAATTTTGTACATTAAAGAGGGTAACATTGAAAAAGCAAGAGAATCAGTTCAGCATATTGTAAGTAGGGATGCATCTAAGTTAGATAAGGAACATATTCTCTCTGCTGCTATAGAAAGTTTGTCTGAAAACATAACTGACAGTATAATTGGAGCTTTATTTTATGCAATTATTTTTGGATTGCCTGGAGCTTTTGTATATAGAGCAATAAATACATTAGATGCAATGATTGGCTATAAAAATGAAAAATATTTATGGTATGGAAAATTAGCAGCAAGATTGGATGATATAGCAAATTTTATCCCTTCAAGAATATCTGGACTATTATTAATAATAACTGCTCCATTTTATAAAGGAAGCATAAAAAAAGCAATATATGGATTTTTAAAGGAAGCTAATAAAGTTCCATCTCCTAACTCTGGCTATACAATGGCTACATTGGCTAACGCTCTAAACATAACCTTAGAAAAAATTGGGCATTATAAATTGGGTTCTGGAAAAATAGACATTGAAAAATCTCTAATGGCTTTTAAGGCTGTTGATTTTACAGTAATTACATTTTTAATAATTTACAGTTTAATCTGGTGGTTACTATGA
- a CDS encoding fumarate hydratase, with product MKISDIVVELFKEAVIYLPDDVKKAIEDAYNKEEGISKNILKAIIENNKIAEEKEIPLCQDTGVPIIFLKIGKNINSSEIIKIIEEIKEGVKRATNEIPLRPNVVHPLTRENFGTNVGLNAPFINIEFDKNLDREIEITVFPKGAGSENMSALKMLTPSEGIKGIKKFVLETVANAGGKPCPPIVIGIGIGGTSDVALKLAKKALLRNIGERHKDENIAKLERELLEDINKLGIGPMGLGGKITALDVFIEISGCHTASLPVGICIQCWADRKAYKKVKIDEITI from the coding sequence ATGAAAATCTCTGATATTGTTGTTGAATTGTTTAAGGAGGCAGTTATCTACCTTCCAGATGATGTTAAAAAAGCAATTGAAGATGCCTATAATAAAGAGGAAGGGATATCAAAAAACATTTTAAAAGCAATCATAGAAAATAACAAAATTGCAGAGGAAAAAGAGATTCCACTATGTCAAGATACTGGAGTCCCAATAATATTTTTAAAAATTGGAAAAAACATAAATTCATCAGAAATTATAAAAATTATCGAAGAAATTAAAGAAGGTGTAAAAAGAGCAACAAACGAAATTCCATTAAGACCTAATGTAGTTCATCCATTGACGAGAGAAAATTTTGGCACTAATGTTGGTTTAAATGCTCCATTTATAAATATTGAATTTGATAAAAACTTGGATAGAGAGATAGAAATAACTGTTTTCCCAAAAGGTGCTGGTAGCGAAAATATGAGTGCTTTAAAGATGCTTACTCCTTCAGAGGGAATTAAAGGAATAAAGAAATTTGTCCTTGAAACTGTTGCAAATGCTGGGGGAAAGCCATGCCCTCCAATAGTTATAGGCATAGGTATTGGAGGAACATCTGATGTAGCATTAAAGTTAGCTAAAAAAGCATTGTTAAGAAATATAGGAGAGAGACATAAAGATGAAAATATAGCAAAATTGGAAAGGGAACTTTTAGAAGATATAAATAAATTGGGTATTGGACCTATGGGTTTGGGAGGCAAAATAACTGCCTTAGATGTATTTATTGAAATATCTGGATGTCATACTGCCTCATTACCAGTAGGAATTTGCATTCAATGCTGGGCGGATAGAAAAGCATATAAAAAAGTAAAAATAGATGAAATAACCATCTAA
- the pyrI gene encoding aspartate carbamoyltransferase regulatory subunit — translation MSELKVKKIRNGTVIDHIDAGKALMVYKILNIPNETSVMIAINVPSKKKGKKDILKIEGIELKKKDVDKISLISPDVTINIIRNGNVVKKLKPQIPNNIEGILKCTNPNCITNKEKIKGKFIIENKNPLKIRCYYCEKVLNKIVFE, via the coding sequence TTGAGTGAACTCAAAGTAAAAAAAATTAGAAATGGAACTGTAATTGATCACATAGATGCAGGAAAAGCGTTAATGGTATATAAAATTTTAAACATTCCTAATGAAACCTCTGTAATGATAGCAATAAATGTTCCTTCAAAAAAGAAGGGTAAAAAAGATATTCTAAAAATTGAAGGAATTGAATTAAAAAAGAAGGATGTTGATAAAATATCTTTAATTTCTCCTGATGTAACTATAAATATCATTAGAAATGGAAATGTCGTCAAAAAACTTAAACCACAGATACCAAATAACATAGAGGGAATATTAAAATGTACAAATCCAAACTGCATAACAAATAAAGAGAAAATTAAAGGAAAGTTTATAATAGAAAATAAAAATCCATTAAAAATTAGATGTTACTATTGTGAAAAAGTTTTAAATAAAATAGTTTTTGAATAA
- a CDS encoding DUF126 domain-containing protein, with protein MELKGRSISKGVVKGIAIVSKKPFSFLGGVDKDGKVIDKDSDIYGQSLKGKIFVFPYGKGSTVGSYVIYGLAKRGILKGIVNNECEPIVATGAILGGIPLVDKVDIEKIKTGDTIIVDGNRGVVKILNKE; from the coding sequence ATGGAATTAAAAGGTAGAAGTATATCAAAAGGAGTTGTTAAGGGAATTGCAATTGTCTCAAAAAAACCCTTCTCTTTTTTGGGAGGAGTTGATAAGGATGGAAAGGTTATAGACAAAGATAGCGACATATATGGACAATCATTGAAAGGAAAAATTTTTGTATTCCCTTATGGAAAAGGGAGTACTGTTGGTTCTTATGTTATATATGGTTTGGCAAAAAGAGGAATTTTAAAAGGGATAGTTAATAATGAATGTGAGCCTATTGTAGCTACTGGTGCTATTTTAGGAGGAATTCCATTGGTTGATAAAGTAGATATAGAAAAAATAAAAACAGGAGATACAATAATAGTTGATGGAAATAGAGGAGTTGTAAAGATTTTAAACAAAGAGTAA
- a CDS encoding Clp1/GlmU family protein, with product MMNKSHYPSEVPDDRFEVLNNLKDSQKPIKILILGGLDSGKTTLTTFLANELLNLNYKVAIIDCDIGQKSILPPATISLAFPETNFNNLYELKPYKSYFVGSTTPIQFFGEMIVGTKLLCDCAKDMADVVIVDTTGLISGSGAELKRMKIEMIKPDVIIGLQKRNELKPILKVFEDKIKIFYLKVYENAKSFSREERKELRVEKWREYFKTSKIYNIGFNDVIISGTKIFQGEKILEDEKYLLESLFKWKILYGIKCEGRYTIVKRDLVNMPRQVDKNILYYIEPERFNNLIVGLIDEEGFCIGLGILKNINFENETLEILSPINEDEIKNLKEIRFGRIKVNENGEELGLLDRDLI from the coding sequence ATGATGAACAAATCTCATTATCCATCAGAAGTTCCAGATGATAGATTTGAGGTTTTAAATAATCTTAAAGATAGTCAAAAGCCCATTAAAATTTTAATACTTGGAGGATTAGACAGTGGAAAAACTACTCTAACTACTTTTTTAGCTAATGAACTTTTAAATTTAAATTATAAAGTGGCTATAATTGATTGTGATATCGGACAAAAAAGTATTCTACCCCCAGCAACTATAAGTTTAGCATTTCCAGAAACAAATTTTAACAATTTGTATGAACTTAAACCTTATAAAAGTTATTTTGTTGGTTCAACTACTCCAATTCAATTTTTTGGGGAGATGATTGTAGGAACTAAGTTACTGTGTGATTGTGCTAAGGATATGGCAGATGTTGTTATAGTTGATACAACTGGATTAATTTCTGGCTCTGGGGCAGAGTTAAAGAGGATGAAAATAGAGATGATTAAGCCAGATGTTATAATAGGTTTGCAAAAAAGAAATGAACTTAAACCTATATTAAAGGTCTTTGAAGATAAAATTAAAATTTTTTACTTAAAAGTTTATGAAAATGCAAAATCATTTAGTAGGGAAGAGAGAAAAGAACTTAGAGTAGAAAAATGGAGAGAATACTTTAAAACTTCAAAAATTTATAATATTGGTTTTAATGATGTAATTATTAGTGGAACTAAGATATTTCAAGGAGAGAAGATTTTGGAAGATGAAAAATACCTATTAGAATCACTTTTTAAATGGAAAATACTCTATGGAATTAAATGTGAGGGAAGATATACAATAGTAAAAAGAGATTTGGTAAATATGCCAAGACAGGTTGATAAAAACATTCTATACTACATTGAGCCAGAAAGATTTAACAACTTAATAGTTGGATTAATTGATGAAGAGGGCTTTTGCATTGGATTGGGTATATTAAAAAATATAAATTTTGAGAATGAAACATTAGAGATACTATCCCCCATTAATGAAGATGAAATTAAAAATCTTAAAGAAATAAGGTTTGGAAGAATAAAAGTTAATGAAAATGGGGAAGAACTTGGTTTATTAGATAGAGATTTAATATAA
- a CDS encoding CBS domain-containing protein — translation MFTEPVKEIMTRDVVTVTPETPISKAIGIMEENGFHHLIVVDKKDDKEEYYLISIRDLLLASSVQEEVRTLMYKPHYIHEDTPVLDAVCEMLESGQRAAPIVNDEGKLVGIITDYDIMARAARSKIMKDTKITKIMTRNIITINENDSIGKARALMRDNNIGRLVVVDDEGNPVGMVTEVDIIKKIYKPKRRMTYGEVKGEKVPRMGQPVKLIMNTPLITVDVDASAADAARVMQEYDIRGVPVVKGKSLKGIVTRLDIIKYIADLKKGAMIEVEIHGMLDPEVKDLAERIIATEVKKMVKQAGKIHWIKINIKKDRDKGGVPYYRITTYVKTPNKLYVGEGRPKASLPNKLEAEGEDIAYISEHERWEFIDILKESLDSVLRQLEADFDKYHPKHIGREIKEQLYEEYVPEEYTKENENIEQNKEK, via the coding sequence ATGTTTACAGAACCAGTAAAGGAAATAATGACAAGAGATGTTGTTACAGTAACTCCTGAAACCCCAATATCAAAAGCAATAGGTATAATGGAAGAGAATGGCTTTCACCATTTAATTGTAGTTGATAAGAAAGATGATAAAGAGGAATACTATTTAATAAGTATAAGAGATTTATTATTAGCATCATCAGTTCAGGAAGAAGTTAGAACATTAATGTATAAGCCACACTACATACACGAAGATACTCCTGTTTTAGACGCTGTATGTGAAATGCTTGAAAGTGGGCAAAGAGCAGCACCAATAGTAAATGATGAAGGAAAATTAGTAGGAATAATTACTGACTATGACATTATGGCAAGAGCCGCAAGATCAAAGATAATGAAAGATACTAAAATTACAAAGATAATGACGAGAAATATAATAACAATCAATGAAAATGATTCTATTGGTAAGGCAAGAGCATTAATGAGAGATAATAACATTGGTAGGTTGGTAGTTGTTGATGATGAAGGAAATCCTGTTGGAATGGTTACTGAGGTAGATATTATCAAAAAGATTTACAAACCAAAAAGAAGAATGACTTATGGAGAAGTAAAAGGAGAAAAAGTTCCAAGAATGGGACAGCCAGTTAAGTTAATTATGAATACCCCATTAATAACTGTTGATGTAGATGCAAGTGCAGCAGATGCGGCAAGAGTTATGCAAGAGTATGATATTAGGGGAGTTCCTGTTGTAAAAGGTAAGTCTTTAAAGGGAATTGTTACAAGGTTAGACATTATAAAGTATATAGCTGATTTGAAAAAAGGAGCAATGATTGAAGTAGAAATTCATGGAATGTTAGATCCAGAAGTTAAAGATCTTGCAGAAAGAATTATTGCAACAGAAGTCAAAAAGATGGTTAAACAGGCAGGAAAAATTCACTGGATAAAGATAAATATTAAAAAAGATAGAGATAAGGGAGGAGTTCCATATTATAGAATTACAACATATGTAAAAACTCCAAATAAGTTGTATGTTGGAGAAGGCAGACCAAAAGCTTCATTACCTAATAAATTAGAAGCAGAAGGGGAAGATATCGCATATATTTCAGAGCACGAAAGATGGGAATTTATAGACATATTAAAGGAATCATTAGACTCAGTGTTAAGACAGTTGGAGGCTGATTTTGATAAATATCATCCAAAACATATAGGAAGAGAAATTAAAGAGCAACTATATGAAGAATATGTTCCCGAAGAATATACCAAAGAAAATGAAAATATAGAACAAAATAAAGAAAAATAA
- a CDS encoding RNA repair domain-containing protein, with product MLKEILNKLFWHPNYKDNIDNFEIVIIHRGGKDNKKVIPLSEVKIKGNYLYLIYEDTYIPLHRILEIRNKMTGEVLYKKIK from the coding sequence ATGCTCAAGGAAATATTAAATAAACTCTTTTGGCATCCAAATTATAAGGATAACATAGATAATTTTGAGATTGTTATAATACATAGAGGAGGTAAAGATAATAAAAAAGTAATTCCATTAAGTGAGGTTAAAATTAAAGGAAATTATTTGTATTTGATATATGAAGATACTTACATTCCATTACATAGAATATTAGAGATTAGAAACAAAATGACAGGAGAAGTTTTATATAAAAAGATTAAATAA
- a CDS encoding aconitase X translates to MYLTKEEEKILDGEYGEILRKCMNLLVSLGEIYGAERLIPIKSAQISGVSYKTIGDIGLEFLEDFSKENVKVKVHSTLNPAGMDLDIWKELGISEEFAKKQLRIIEAFKKMGVEIGCTCTPYLTGNLPKFGEHISWAESSAVCFANSVIGARTNREGGPSALASAIIGKTPYYGYHLDENRKANYIIELDSQLIKNIDKEESFYGALGYLVGKIVKNGVPYFENLYKLNPNNDDLKSLGAAMAASGGVALYHAKNLTAECKVKNVINDKVEKITIGIDDIKESYEKLNTTNEEPDLICIGCPHCSLMEIKKIAEMLKDKKLKSDLWVCCSLHINSIADRMGYTKIIEKAGGKIIKDTCMVVSPIEDLGYKVVATNSGKAAVYLPSFCKSEVIFDDLKNIIGK, encoded by the coding sequence ATGTATCTTACAAAAGAGGAGGAGAAAATTTTAGATGGAGAATATGGAGAAATTTTAAGAAAATGTATGAATTTACTTGTTTCGTTAGGAGAAATATATGGGGCTGAAAGATTAATTCCAATAAAATCTGCTCAAATTTCTGGGGTTTCATATAAGACAATAGGAGACATTGGATTGGAATTTTTAGAGGATTTTTCTAAAGAAAATGTTAAAGTTAAGGTTCATTCTACATTAAACCCAGCTGGAATGGATTTAGATATATGGAAAGAATTAGGCATAAGTGAAGAATTTGCTAAAAAACAGTTAAGAATAATAGAGGCGTTTAAAAAAATGGGCGTTGAAATTGGTTGCACTTGTACTCCTTATTTAACTGGAAACCTACCTAAATTTGGAGAACATATAAGTTGGGCAGAAAGTTCAGCAGTATGTTTTGCAAATTCAGTTATTGGAGCACGAACAAATAGAGAAGGAGGACCTTCAGCATTAGCATCAGCAATTATTGGAAAAACACCATACTATGGTTATCACTTAGATGAAAATAGAAAAGCAAATTATATTATAGAGTTAGACAGCCAATTAATAAAAAATATTGATAAAGAAGAGAGTTTTTATGGTGCCTTAGGTTACTTAGTTGGAAAAATTGTAAAAAATGGAGTTCCTTATTTTGAAAATTTATACAAACTAAATCCCAATAATGATGACTTAAAATCCTTAGGGGCGGCAATGGCAGCAAGTGGTGGAGTTGCCTTATACCATGCTAAAAATTTGACAGCAGAGTGTAAAGTTAAAAATGTTATTAATGATAAAGTTGAAAAGATAACTATTGGAATTGATGATATAAAAGAGAGTTATGAAAAATTAAATACAACAAACGAAGAGCCTGATTTAATTTGTATTGGCTGTCCCCACTGCTCTCTAATGGAAATTAAAAAAATTGCTGAAATGTTAAAGGATAAGAAATTAAAATCTGATTTATGGGTTTGCTGCTCTTTACATATTAATAGTATAGCAGATAGAATGGGATATACAAAGATAATTGAAAAGGCAGGAGGAAAAATAATTAAAGACACTTGTATGGTTGTCTCTCCAATTGAAGATTTAGGTTATAAAGTTGTAGCAACAAATTCTGGAAAAGCTGCAGTTTATTTACCAAGCTTTTGTAAAAGTGAGGTAATTTTTGATGATTTAAAGAATATAATAGGGAAATAA
- a CDS encoding sugar phosphate isomerase/epimerase family protein, with product MRFGVSSLVFLPESLTSSLEKIAEHNFDAWEIVCEGTHYLSPKNIKYLMELKNKYEVDIVVHAPFADLNPASMNERVRRLTVECIRDAIEGAFELDSEVVVVHPGYIPELWSNYVNDILDNNFSTLSEIVEIAEDYGIKIGLENMPNYKGLLGTTPESLLEIVKELDSKNLGITFDIGHANTVGNPSEFVEKLQNIGIGIIHIHAHDNNGYEDEHLKIGEGNINFIEVLEKLKEIKYDGIISIENKNIRDAVKSKDILKEYLEIANERLFEKK from the coding sequence ATGAGATTTGGAGTTTCATCATTAGTTTTTTTACCAGAGAGTTTAACATCCTCATTGGAAAAGATTGCTGAGCACAACTTTGATGCTTGGGAAATTGTTTGCGAAGGAACTCATTATTTATCTCCAAAAAACATAAAGTATCTTATGGAGTTAAAAAACAAATATGAAGTTGATATTGTAGTTCATGCTCCTTTTGCTGACTTAAATCCAGCATCTATGAATGAAAGAGTTAGAAGATTAACTGTTGAGTGTATAAGAGATGCCATTGAAGGGGCTTTTGAATTAGATTCTGAAGTTGTTGTAGTTCATCCTGGATACATTCCAGAACTTTGGAGTAACTATGTAAATGACATCTTAGATAACAACTTTTCAACTCTCTCAGAAATCGTAGAAATAGCAGAAGATTATGGAATAAAAATTGGCTTGGAAAATATGCCAAATTATAAAGGGCTCTTAGGAACTACTCCTGAGTCTTTATTAGAAATTGTCAAAGAGCTTGATTCAAAAAATTTAGGAATAACTTTTGATATAGGGCATGCAAATACTGTTGGAAATCCTTCAGAATTCGTTGAAAAACTTCAAAACATTGGAATTGGGATAATTCATATTCATGCCCATGACAATAATGGATATGAGGATGAACATTTAAAGATTGGAGAAGGAAATATTAACTTTATTGAAGTTTTAGAAAAATTAAAAGAAATTAAGTATGATGGAATAATAAGTATAGAAAATAAAAATATAAGAGATGCTGTAAAAAGTAAGGACATTTTAAAGGAATATTTAGAAATTGCTAATGAAAGATTGTTTGAAAAAAAATAA
- a CDS encoding S16 family serine protease, whose protein sequence is MKKILTLLFLFIFLNSSLAIIIKAPAVSLTDRGPEGVPISIQINVTKGNGRVFMDTLPLTQLDMQGSARIAAKVAGEITGKDMNKYNVYITVRSDVPVVGGPSAGATMTIGIICSLMNWSINHNVMMTGTINPDGSIGPVGGILEKIEAAKKANCTIMLIPKGQRYVTENNMKIDAVKFGQKLGIKVIEVGSIYEALPYFTNKKITMKKYPENPIIEEKYQKIMKKLCDKILKTANEKYDNISNELNNEYFGYNYQNKLSSELKEAKKLLDKANDEYMDEKYYSATCSAFNALIKLETIDHTIKYLTGDENIKTYLNNVQSQIDYDKKVVYSKNLTLNNFEEILAGRVRISEAESLLNKAWKSYYLGNYDDAIKYGSFAKLRGESAIWWVTLCENNYNNSNNKIINESSLKSLAQQYLDNAETITTYVDTLYPNLVSDEAIDDLDAAKKAYNHGDYLLTIAKSIDSCVESEIPLVIFEDKDYLNYLKEYARNKINMAEALGIIPISALSYYEYAGSLDNDLLKIMYYKYSSYYAQMDVDVIKELNKNNKEIQKVLENEVIISNSSYVVNESSSNNNISDIIISAIVGGLIGFTGGYFSRKVLSS, encoded by the coding sequence ATGAAAAAAATACTAACATTGCTATTCTTATTTATATTTTTAAATTCATCCCTTGCTATAATTATAAAAGCTCCAGCAGTTTCTTTAACTGATAGAGGTCCAGAAGGGGTCCCTATAAGTATACAAATAAATGTTACTAAAGGAAATGGACGTGTTTTTATGGATACTTTGCCATTAACACAGTTAGATATGCAAGGTTCAGCAAGAATTGCGGCAAAAGTTGCTGGAGAGATTACTGGAAAGGATATGAATAAATATAATGTCTATATTACTGTAAGAAGTGATGTTCCAGTAGTTGGAGGACCTTCTGCCGGAGCAACAATGACTATTGGAATTATCTGTTCATTAATGAATTGGAGCATTAACCACAATGTTATGATGACTGGGACTATAAACCCAGATGGAAGTATTGGCCCAGTTGGAGGAATATTAGAAAAAATAGAAGCCGCTAAAAAGGCAAACTGTACAATTATGTTAATCCCAAAAGGGCAAAGATATGTTACTGAAAATAATATGAAAATAGACGCTGTTAAATTTGGACAAAAATTGGGTATTAAGGTTATAGAGGTCGGAAGTATTTATGAAGCACTTCCATACTTTACAAATAAAAAGATTACTATGAAGAAATATCCTGAAAATCCAATTATTGAAGAAAAATATCAAAAAATAATGAAAAAATTATGTGATAAAATTTTGAAAACAGCAAATGAGAAATATGATAATATCTCCAATGAATTAAATAACGAATATTTTGGATATAATTATCAAAATAAGCTATCATCTGAATTAAAAGAAGCTAAAAAATTATTAGATAAGGCAAACGATGAATATATGGATGAAAAATATTATTCAGCAACATGTTCAGCATTTAACGCACTAATTAAATTAGAAACAATCGACCATACAATAAAATATCTTACAGGAGATGAAAATATTAAAACGTATCTTAACAATGTTCAGAGTCAAATAGATTATGATAAAAAAGTAGTTTATTCAAAAAATTTAACTTTAAATAACTTTGAAGAGATTTTAGCTGGAAGAGTTAGAATATCTGAGGCTGAGAGTTTATTAAATAAAGCATGGAAATCTTACTATTTAGGAAACTATGATGATGCTATAAAATACGGTAGTTTTGCAAAGTTGAGAGGTGAAAGTGCAATTTGGTGGGTTACATTATGTGAAAATAATTATAATAATAGCAATAATAAAATAATAAATGAATCCTCTCTAAAATCTTTAGCTCAGCAATATTTAGATAATGCTGAAACAATTACAACATATGTTGACACCTTATATCCTAATTTAGTAAGTGATGAAGCTATAGATGATTTAGATGCCGCTAAAAAAGCATATAATCATGGAGATTATTTACTAACAATTGCTAAAAGTATAGATTCATGTGTAGAATCTGAAATACCTTTAGTAATTTTTGAAGATAAAGATTATCTAAATTACTTAAAAGAATATGCACGGAATAAAATAAATATGGCTGAAGCCTTAGGAATTATCCCAATTTCAGCCTTAAGTTATTATGAATATGCTGGAAGTTTAGATAATGATTTATTAAAAATAATGTACTATAAATATAGTTCATACTATGCTCAAATGGATGTAGATGTTATAAAAGAGTTAAATAAAAATAATAAAGAGATTCAAAAGGTATTGGAAAATGAAGTTATAATATCTAACAGTAGTTATGTAGTTAATGAAAGTTCTTCAAATAACAATATTTCTGATATAATAATTTCTGCAATAGTTGGAGGATTAATTGGATTCACTGGAGGTTATTTCTCAAGAAAAGTTTTATCTTCATAA